One part of the Caldisericia bacterium genome encodes these proteins:
- a CDS encoding aminotransferase class V-fold PLP-dependent enzyme → MDKRIPLLFALKNYIDKKRPAFHMPGHHRGKGVHKFLKELWGENIFLFDITEVEGMDYLHKPEGVIKEAQELAAKAFGAKKTFFLINGSTVGNLVMLVSTLNPKDSVILQRNSHRSIIGGLAVFDLIPVYIQSEIHETTGIPWGIKPETYEKVVKNNNSKVSFITSPNYYGMCENIEEILKIGRKYNQTMLLDEAHGVHFPFNSKLPISGIKLGYDMIVQSAHKTLPSLTQTSFLHINGENIDMDRVFDALTFLESSSPSYLFMTSLDVVRYQMETEGEKIWNEVLELAEYTRNEINKIDGLYTIGKEILNDGIYDLDLTKITVNTKNIGLTGFEVEEILNKEYNIEIELSDSNNILIFLTPGITKDEIDALILALKDIVMKKRKKPIENNFVLPEIPPMAATPKEAFLREKEIIELTNAKGRISGKIVSAYPPGLPILVPGEIITENILNYLLDLKSQGANLQGFMDKDYNFIKVLK, encoded by the coding sequence ATGGATAAAAGAATCCCTTTACTTTTTGCATTAAAAAATTATATTGATAAAAAAAGACCTGCATTTCATATGCCAGGTCACCACAGAGGAAAGGGTGTTCATAAATTTTTAAAAGAACTCTGGGGTGAAAATATATTTTTATTTGATATTACAGAAGTTGAAGGTATGGATTACCTTCATAAACCAGAAGGTGTAATAAAAGAGGCACAAGAATTAGCAGCAAAGGCTTTCGGTGCAAAAAAAACTTTCTTTTTAATAAATGGAAGCACTGTAGGGAATCTTGTCATGCTTGTTTCAACATTGAACCCAAAAGATAGTGTGATACTTCAAAGAAATTCCCACAGATCTATTATTGGTGGTCTCGCAGTTTTTGACTTAATTCCAGTATATATTCAATCTGAAATACATGAAACTACTGGTATTCCATGGGGTATTAAACCAGAAACATATGAAAAAGTTGTTAAAAATAATAATTCAAAAGTATCTTTTATAACTTCACCAAACTACTACGGAATGTGTGAAAATATTGAGGAGATATTAAAAATAGGTAGAAAGTATAATCAAACTATGCTTCTTGATGAAGCTCATGGTGTACACTTTCCTTTTAATTCAAAACTTCCAATTAGTGGAATAAAATTAGGATATGATATGATAGTTCAATCTGCTCATAAAACTCTTCCATCATTAACTCAAACTTCATTTTTACATATAAATGGAGAAAATATTGACATGGATAGAGTTTTTGATGCATTAACTTTTCTCGAGTCATCATCTCCAAGTTATCTTTTTATGACATCATTAGATGTTGTAAGATATCAAATGGAAACAGAAGGAGAGAAAATTTGGAATGAGGTTTTAGAGTTAGCAGAGTATACAAGAAATGAAATAAATAAAATAGATGGTTTGTACACTATTGGTAAAGAGATTCTTAATGATGGAATATATGATCTTGATTTAACAAAGATTACTGTTAATACAAAAAATATTGGTCTTACCGGATTTGAGGTTGAGGAAATTTTAAATAAAGAATATAATATAGAGATAGAACTCTCTGATTCAAATAATATACTTATATTTTTAACACCTGGAATAACTAAAGATGAGATTGATGCTCTTATTTTAGCTTTGAAAGATATAGTTATGAAAAAAAGAAAAAAACCAATTGAAAATAATTTTGTTTTACCAGAAATACCACCTATGGCTGCAACTCCTAAAGAAGCGTTTTTAAGAGAAAAAGAAATTATTGAACTTACTAATGCAAAAGGAAGAATATCAGGAAAAATTGTTTCAGCATACCCTCCAGGTCTTCCAATTCTTGTTCCAGGTGAAATAATAACTGAAAATATTTTGAATTATTTATTAGATCTTAAATCACAAGGAGCTAATCTTCAAGGATTTATGGATAAAGATTATAACTTTATTAAAGTTTTAAAATAA
- a CDS encoding chromosome partitioning protein: MEVDFIQKIYEKEKEIEDRIEKFKKDLEEERKKFIKENEEYLKKVEEEFSKKLEEELLNLEKEYEDKLNQKIETIKEDFKNKKEKFEKNFEKAFDFILGRILE; encoded by the coding sequence ATGGAGGTTGACTTTATACAAAAGATTTATGAAAAAGAAAAGGAAATAGAAGATAGAATTGAGAAATTTAAAAAGGATTTAGAAGAAGAAAGAAAAAAGTTTATAAAAGAAAATGAAGAATATTTAAAAAAAGTAGAAGAAGAATTTTCAAAGAAACTAGAAGAAGAGTTATTAAATTTAGAAAAAGAGTATGAAGATAAATTAAATCAAAAAATTGAAACAATAAAAGAAGATTTCAAAAACAAAAAAGAAAAATTTGAAAAGAACTTTGAAAAAGCATTTGATTTTATTTTAGGGAGGATTCTAGAATAA
- a CDS encoding V-type ATP synthase subunit I, translating to MAIDRMLEIHIFLPKKEFSKYYQFLKLEGKVEIDEIQNINGLSYFKDKDPEKYDEILKQIEFLIQELSKFKKKGNFIKDFIPERIELSFSELQNLVHNFDIKKVYEKIHSITKKEEKIKDEIKDIEHKLKVLSPYYNLNLNIEILSLIKTLNLKIGELKKVNFKKIEENKERCETRIISEDKNNFYILIGYKREDFEFEKLLEKLEFKELEIKNFKGKPKEIVDMYKDKLISLNKTLEDLAKEKKKESNSIKKIEIIREYYLDKKYEEETKSKIVESKFLTYIFGYIREKDFNELKNKTKEKFQRVLIYAQEPKNIEKVPVSLSNNKFIKPFEMLVNMYGYPKYRDFDPTPFLAPFFILFFSLCFGDVIYGLLLILGSFFIIKKFNVHEKDRNFFYFFIILGIFSTIVGVLTNSYAGDLISFPKLAIIDLLEEKPGETPGLIKMLIFSLAVGFITQIFGLILKALDNIRKGNILDAIFDQFSWIIALIGIILYIVLSKNPILSKIGLYLFISGILIIVLTGGRSSKKLTGKIIGGIVSLYGIVSSYGFSSALGDILSYSRLLALGFSTTVLGILINTIARMFSKGILALLIIPLILVLGHGLNIFMGLLGSFVHPTRLIFLEFFGRFYENGGKKFTPFKFKSEKVIIKN from the coding sequence ATGGCAATAGATAGAATGCTTGAAATTCATATCTTTTTGCCAAAAAAAGAATTTTCTAAATATTATCAATTTTTAAAACTCGAAGGCAAAGTTGAAATTGATGAAATCCAAAATATAAATGGTCTTTCATATTTTAAAGATAAAGATCCAGAAAAATATGATGAAATATTAAAACAAATTGAATTTTTAATACAAGAATTATCAAAATTTAAAAAGAAAGGTAATTTTATAAAAGATTTTATTCCAGAAAGAATTGAGTTAAGTTTTAGTGAACTTCAAAATTTAGTACACAATTTTGATATTAAAAAAGTTTATGAAAAAATACATAGTATAACAAAAAAAGAGGAAAAAATTAAAGATGAAATAAAAGATATAGAACATAAATTAAAAGTTCTTTCACCATATTATAACTTAAATTTAAATATTGAAATTTTATCACTTATAAAAACTTTGAATTTAAAAATTGGTGAATTAAAAAAGGTAAATTTTAAAAAAATAGAAGAGAATAAAGAAAGATGCGAGACAAGAATTATTTCAGAAGATAAAAATAATTTTTATATTTTAATTGGTTATAAAAGAGAAGATTTTGAATTTGAAAAATTACTCGAAAAATTGGAATTCAAAGAATTAGAGATTAAGAATTTCAAAGGAAAACCTAAAGAAATTGTTGATATGTATAAAGATAAATTGATTTCATTAAATAAGACTCTTGAGGATTTGGCTAAAGAAAAGAAAAAAGAATCTAACTCTATAAAAAAAATTGAAATAATAAGAGAGTATTACTTAGATAAAAAATATGAAGAAGAAACTAAATCAAAAATAGTTGAGTCAAAATTCTTAACCTATATATTCGGATATATTAGGGAAAAAGATTTTAATGAACTAAAAAATAAAACAAAAGAGAAATTTCAAAGAGTTTTAATATATGCTCAAGAACCAAAAAATATAGAAAAAGTTCCTGTTTCTCTTTCAAATAATAAATTTATTAAACCCTTTGAGATGCTTGTTAATATGTATGGTTATCCTAAATATAGAGATTTTGATCCAACTCCTTTTTTAGCACCATTCTTTATTTTATTCTTTTCTCTTTGTTTTGGTGATGTAATATATGGATTGCTTCTAATACTAGGCTCTTTTTTTATAATTAAAAAATTTAATGTTCATGAAAAAGACAGGAATTTCTTTTATTTCTTTATAATTCTTGGTATATTTTCAACTATTGTAGGAGTGTTAACAAATTCATATGCAGGTGATTTAATATCTTTTCCAAAACTTGCAATAATTGACCTTCTTGAGGAAAAACCAGGTGAAACTCCAGGTCTCATAAAAATGCTTATTTTTTCTCTTGCTGTTGGTTTTATAACACAAATTTTTGGTTTAATTTTAAAAGCATTAGATAATATCAGAAAAGGAAATATATTAGATGCAATATTTGATCAATTTTCTTGGATTATTGCATTAATTGGAATTATTCTTTATATTGTTTTATCAAAAAATCCAATTTTATCTAAAATTGGTTTATATTTATTCATATCAGGAATTTTAATAATAGTATTAACTGGTGGAAGGAGTTCTAAAAAACTAACCGGAAAAATAATTGGTGGGATTGTTTCTTTATATGGTATTGTGAGTTCATATGGTTTTTCTTCAGCATTAGGAGATATTCTTTCATATTCCAGATTACTTGCATTGGGATTTTCAACAACAGTCTTGGGAATTCTTATAAACACAATCGCAAGGATGTTTTCAAAAGGAATTTTAGCACTGTTAATAATTCCATTAATTTTAGTATTAGGTCATGGATTAAATATATTTATGGGTCTTTTGGGATCATTTGTTCATCCAACAAGGTTAATATTTTTAGAGTTTTTTGGGAGATTTTATGAAAATGGTGGAAAGAAATTTACACCATTTAAGTTTAAGAGTGAAAAAGTGATAATAAAAAACTAA
- a CDS encoding V-type ATP synthase subunit K, whose protein sequence is MSEVYGLVFAILGMASAITLAGIGSAIGIGISTMQTAGVLSEKPHLYGKLFVITALPGTQGFYGFIQLFWIATRIGLFGGVPKIPVNTGMQLFFVGLGMGMVQLISAIWQGKVSAASINLVAEKEEEAGRAIILPGLVEIYAVISLIAAILVTQFITQGL, encoded by the coding sequence ATGTCAGAAGTTTATGGGTTAGTTTTTGCAATTTTAGGTATGGCCTCTGCGATTACATTAGCTGGAATTGGATCTGCAATTGGTATTGGAATTTCAACAATGCAAACTGCTGGTGTTCTCTCAGAAAAGCCTCATTTATATGGAAAACTTTTCGTTATTACTGCACTTCCAGGAACACAAGGTTTTTATGGTTTCATACAACTTTTCTGGATTGCAACAAGAATAGGTTTGTTTGGAGGAGTTCCTAAAATACCAGTTAATACCGGAATGCAGCTATTTTTTGTAGGTCTTGGAATGGGTATGGTTCAACTTATTTCTGCGATTTGGCAAGGAAAAGTTTCTGCAGCATCAATTAATCTTGTTGCAGAAAAAGAAGAAGAGGCAGGTAGAGCAATAATTTTACCAGGTCTTGTTGAAATTTATGCAGTCATATCACTTATTGCAGCAATCTTAGTAACTCAGTTTATAACCCAAGGTCTATGA